From Passer domesticus isolate bPasDom1 chromosome 8, bPasDom1.hap1, whole genome shotgun sequence, a single genomic window includes:
- the LOC135305696 gene encoding olfactory receptor 14J1-like — LHYGTLLGSRACAHMAAAAWASAFLYSLLHTANTFSLPLCHGNALGQFFCEIPHILKLSCSKAYLRELGLIAFSACLAFGCFVFIVFSYVQIFRAVLRIPSEQGRHKAFSTCLPHLAVISVFLSTAVFAYLKPPSISSPSLDLALSVLYAVVAPALNPLIYSLRSQELKAAVRKLMTG; from the coding sequence ctgcactacgggaccctcctgggcagcagagcttgtgcccacatggcagcagctgcctgggccagtgcctttctctattcactgctgcacacagccaatacattttccctgcccctgtgccatggcaatgccctgggccagttcttctgtgaaatcccacacatcctcaaactctcctgctccaaagcctatctcagggaacttgggctaATTGCTTTTAGTGCTTGTTTAgcatttggttgttttgtgttcattgttttctcctatgtgcagatcttcagggctgtgctgaggatcccctctgagcagggacggcacaaagccttttccacctgcctccctcacctggctgtgatCTCtgtgttcctcagcactgcagtgtttgcCTACCTGAAGCCTCCCTcgatctcctccccatccctggatctggccctgtcagttctgtatgcggtggtggctccagccctgaaccccctcatctacagcctgaggagccaggagctcaaggctgcagtgaggaaactgatgactggatga